The following nucleotide sequence is from Barnesiella viscericola DSM 18177.
CGACGAGGTAACTCAATATGTGTCGCAGGACAAGGATACGCGCAACAACAAGGGGTTGATGGTAAACCCGCAGACGGGCAATCCCCGGTTTGAGATGGGGCAGCTCCCTCAGGACGTGGCCAAAGTGGTGGCCGACATGCAGGTGGGCGATATTTCGAAACCTTTTGTGATGACCGACGAACGTAAGAACAAGGAGGTGGTGGCTATCGTGAAGTTAAAAAACCGTATCGAAGGACACAAAGCCAACATGTCGGACGACTATCAGACCCTCAAAACTATTGTGGAGGAGCGGAAACGGACAGAGATTCTGAACGACTGGCTGGCCAAGAAGCAGAGCGAAACCTATATCCGCATCAAGGAGGGCTGGCGAAACTGCGAGTTCAAATATGACGGTTGGATTAAGCAATAAGAGAGGCCTATGGGGCATCGTAGAGATATAAAAAACAGCAATAAAGGTAAGAGGCATGGAACCCTGACAGGCGTTCTGTGCCTGCTTGCTGTTGGTATGTGGGCGGCAACGGTCACTCCCCAAAAGGATTTGCCCAAACGCGACGACCCCAACAAAGTCTACCTGCTGAACAGCGACGAGCTCACCTTCGACAAGGAGCAGAGTGCCGACTATCGGGTGCTGCGGGGCAATGTGGTGTTCCGCAAGGACAGCATGTACATGTATTGCGACAGCGCCTATTTTTATGAGAAGGACAACTCGCTCGACGCCTTCGGCAACGTGCACATGGAGCAGGGCGACACTCTCTTCATCTATGGCGACGTGCTCTATTACAACGGCAACGAGCAGATAGCCCGGTTGCGCGAGAACGTGCGCATGGAAAACCGCGACGTCACCCTCTTCACCGACAGCCTCAACTACGAGATGATACCCAACATCGGGTACTATTTCGACGGTGGAAAACTCGTCGATTCGCAAAACGAACTTTCGTCGGTTTACGGGCAATATTCGCCCGACACGAAGCAGGCTCTGTTTAACTTCGACGTGCAGCTGGTCAACGAGAAATATACCCTCTACTCCGACACGCTCGAATACAATACTCAGACCAAGATTGCCGATATTGTGGGGCCCTCGACCATCGTGTCGGACAGCAACGTCATCTACTCCACAGCCGGCTGGTATAATACCGAGACCGACAAGTCGATGCTCTTGAAACGCTCGCTGGTCACCTCGAAGGGACAGAGCCTCACGGGCGATACGATATACTACGACCGGGCTTCGGGCTTCGGCGAAGTGTTTGGCAACATGGTGCTCAACGATTCGGTACGTTCCATCATCATGGAGGGGCAGTATGGCTTCTACAACGAGCGCACGGAGTACTCGTTTGCCACCGATTCGGCCCGGGTGCTCGAATTTTCGCGGGGCGATACCCTCTATCTGCACGCCGATACGTTGAAGTCGCATTTGATTCTGCCCGATTCCACCCGGCTGCTGCAAGCCTACCATGGCGTGCGGTTTTTCCGGGTCGACGCCCAGGGCGTGTGCGATTCGATGGAATTCACCTCGGCCGATTCGTTGCTCCACATGTACAAGCTCCCCATCATCTGGAACGAGAACTACCAGATAACCGGCGACACGATACGCATACACATGAACGACAGTTCGGTCGACTGGGCCTATATTCCGGCGGCCGCTTTTGCCACCCAGCACAAGGATTCGGTTTTCTTCGACCAGGTGTCGGGGAAGACGTTGAAGGCGTGGTTCAATCAAGGGCAGTTGCGTCAGGTCGATGTGAGCGGCAATGCCCAGTCCATATTCTACCCGCAGGAGCGCGACTCCACGCTCACCG
It contains:
- a CDS encoding OstA-like protein codes for the protein MWAATVTPQKDLPKRDDPNKVYLLNSDELTFDKEQSADYRVLRGNVVFRKDSMYMYCDSAYFYEKDNSLDAFGNVHMEQGDTLFIYGDVLYYNGNEQIARLRENVRMENRDVTLFTDSLNYEMIPNIGYYFDGGKLVDSQNELSSVYGQYSPDTKQALFNFDVQLVNEKYTLYSDTLEYNTQTKIADIVGPSTIVSDSNVIYSTAGWYNTETDKSMLLKRSLVTSKGQSLTGDTIYYDRASGFGEVFGNMVLNDSVRSIIMEGQYGFYNERTEYSFATDSARVLEFSRGDTLYLHADTLKSHLILPDSTRLLQAYHGVRFFRVDAQGVCDSMEFTSADSLLHMYKLPIIWNENYQITGDTIRIHMNDSSVDWAYIPAAAFATQHKDSVFFDQVSGKTLKAWFNQGQLRQVDVSGNAQSIFYPQERDSTLTGLNKAESGFLTMYLKDQKMEKIIIWPQPQGSLTPMEQVKPDQLYLPAYKWYSELRPTGPDDIFRKPEVKVEVVEEDKKKHRFGR